In one Diabrotica virgifera virgifera chromosome 5, PGI_DIABVI_V3a genomic region, the following are encoded:
- the LOC114334491 gene encoding uncharacterized protein LOC114334491 — translation MFVLIAQLFLVSSADAILNIDPLTDLSTEQSLSSCAAELGRFYFRDQFNESVIVIFENSTKFSSLRSFLVNELANENKPYYIISLNKSILRNKSGRMFKHLLIEMSYVDKFKETIEIIKVLPSWNPKANFLIISFTTFEDSKVTANTIFTMLWKEDIVPIAVILIDQKKTNFDIFTRSSMYDLSVDISELNICGRLRRENITYDKIVMRPIDTFKKVRAKFYPWPPFTFDLKKPGIEIRLIDTLAKTCKLTVEYYEIDPKYPSGEVFDNGTLTKEFKELADNKFDIIFGGYTLTDERILYLSPSVSYYYDELLWCVPNKERYQYNIYIEKIVILLGLLILLVLIVMIWYTNRSEEPKLRFDSSIDDLSTEQSLSSCAAELCQMYFRDQFNESVIVIFENSTKFSTPRSFLINELANENKSYYIIALNKSILRNKSTRMFKHLLIEMSSVDKFKETIEIIKVLPSWNPKANFLIISFTAFEDSKATANTIFTILWKEDIVPIAVILIDQKNLTNLDIFTRSSMYDLNVNISELSICGRLRRENITYNKIVTRPMETFKKVRAKFYRWPPFTMYDGISFDGSFSLKKPGIEKRLIETLAKTCKLTVEYYEIDPRYPSGEVFANGTLTKEFKDLADNKFDIIFGGYTLTYERILYLSPSVSYYYDELLWCVPSKKQYQYDIYIEKIVILLGLLILLALIILIWYTNRSEEPISRFDSSIDGIVLKAFAICLHIPIPCLPKSNRLRYFVGLLIIFAFFCNTTFTTEITSFFMKRKPCQMYDSMPKIYKNNLKTYFVTNSIRYFNSDFIEGISRDEIVKRKIDCHDSLECLKFIQEGLSSFLTTKSNTEYYLDMKQVDKELIYCFYYSYGSSISLIMRKGFLYINEFNTIIHQLLSTGVVEKWKQEIFSVNNKDQRELGVEELKLEDIFVIFYILIFGYICSILVFLCEIYKF, via the exons ATGTTTGTTCTGATTGCCCAGCTATTTTTAGTATCTTCTGCTGATGCAATATTAAATATTGATCCACTTACAGATCTGAGTACTGAACAGTCTTTAAGTAGTTGTGCTGCTGAATTGGGTCGATTCTATTTTAGAGACCAATTTAATGAAAGCGTTATTGTAATTTTCGAAAATTCTACGAAATTTTCATCGCTGCGTTCATTTTTAGTCAATGAATTAGCCAATGAAAATAAACCATACTATATAATATCTTTGAACAAATCAATATTAAGAAACAAATCAGGAAGAATGTTCAAACATCTATTAATAGAAATGTCGTATGTCGATAAATTCAAAGAAACTATTGAAATAATCAAAGTACTACCTAGTTGGAACCCTAAAGCTAACTTTTTAATTATATCTTTTACAACATTCGAAGATTCAAAGGTAACAGCTAATACAATTTTTACCATGCTTTGGAAAGAAGATATTGTACCAATAGCTGTTATACTAATAgatcaaaaaaaaacaaactttgaTATCTTTACAAGATCTTCCATGTACGATCTAAGTGTAGATATATCAGAGTTGAATATATGTGGACGATTGAGAAGAGAAAATATAACTTACGATAAAATAGTAATGAGACCAATagatacatttaaaaaagttagagccAAATTCTACCCATGGCCTCCTTTTACTTTTGACTTAAAAAAACCGGGAATAGAGATACGGCTGATAGATACATTAGCAAAAACATGTAAACTTACTGTGGAGTATTATGAAATTGACCCAAAATATCCTAGCGGGGAAGTTTTCGATAATGGGACTCTAACAAAGGAGTTCAAAGAGTTAGCTGATAACAAGTTCGATATAATATTTGGTGGATATACGTTAACTGACGAAAGAATATTGTACCTCAGTCCTAGCGTTTCCTATTACTATGATGAATTACTATGGTGCGTCCCCAATAAAGAACGTTACCAATATAACATATACATTGAAAAAATCGTAATCTTACTTGGTTTACtaatattattagtattaatagttatGATTTGGTATACTAACAGAAGCGAAGAACCAAAATTAAGATTTGATTCATCTATCGATG ATCTGAGTACTGAACAGTCTTTAAGTAGTTGTGCTGCTGAATTGTGTCAAATGTATTTTAGGGATCAATTCAATGAGAGCGTTATTGTAATCTTCGAAAATTCTACGAAATTTTCAACTCCCCGTTCATTTTTAATCAATGAATTAGCCAATGAAAATAAATCATACTATATAATAGCTTTGAACAAATCAATATTAAGGAACAAATCAACAAGAATGTTCAAACATCTATTAATAGAAATGTCGTCTGTCGATAAATTCAAAGAAACTATTGAAATAATCAAAGTACTACCTAGTTGGAACCCTAAAGCTAACTTTTTAATTATATCTTTTACAGCATTCGAAGATTCCAAGGCAACAGCTAATACAATTTTCACCATACTTTGGAAAGAAGATATTGTACCAATAGCTGTTATACTAATAGatcaaaaaaatttaacaaaccTCGATATCTTTACAAGATCTTCCATGTACGATCTCAATGTAAATATCTCAGAATTAAGTATATGTGGACGATTGAGAAGAGAAAATATAACTTATAATAAAATAGTAACGAGGCCAAtggaaacatttaaaaaagttagagccAAATTCTACCGATGGCCTCCTTTTACTATGTATGACGGTATTTCTTTCGACGGTTCTTTCAGCTTAAAGAAACCGGGAATAGAGAAAAGGCTGATAGAGACATTAGCAAAAACATGTAAACTTACTGTGGAGTATTATGAAATCGATCCAAGATATCCTAGCGGGGAAGTTTTCGCCAATGGGACTCTAACAAAGGAGTTCAAAGATTTAGCTGATAAcaagtttgatataatatttggGGGATATACGTTAACTTACGAAAGAATATTGTACCTTAGTCCTAGCGTTTCCTATTACTATGATGAATTACTATGGTGCGTTCCAAGCAAAAAACAATACCAATATGATATATACAttgaaaaaattgtaattttactTGGTTTGCTAATATTATTAGCATTAATAATTTTGATTTGGTATACTAACAGAAGCGAAGAACCAATATCAAGATTTGATTCGTCTATCGATGGTATCGTTTTAAAAGCATTTGCGATTTGCTTGCACATTCCGATTCCATGCCTGCCAAAATCTAACAGGTTGAGATACTTTGTGGGTTTActaattatttttgcatttttttgcaataccaCGTTTACAACGGAAATAACAAGTTTCTTTATGAAAAGGAAACCATGCCAGATGTATGATTCAAtgcccaaaatatataaaaataatttaaaaacttattttgtgacgaattctATAAGATATTTCAACAGTGACTTTATTGAGGGAATATCCAGAGATGAGATAGTAAAGAGGAAAATTGATTGTCACGATTCCCTAGAATGTTTAAAATTTATTCAAGAAGGACTTTCCTCTTTCTTGACTACGAAAAGTAATACTGAATATTATCTAGATATGAAACAAGTTGATAAAGAATTAATTTATTGCTTTTATTATTCATATGGCAGCTCCATTTCTTTAATTATGAGGAAAGGTTTTTTATATATTAATGAATTTAATACGATTATTCACCAATTATTATCCACAGGAGTAGTTGAGAAATGGAAACAAGAAATTTTTTCCGTGAACAATAAAGATCAAAGAGAACTTGGCGTTGAGGAATTGAAACTCGAggatatttttgtaatattttatatactaATATTTGGATACATTTGTTCAATTTTAGTATTTCTTTGTGAAATTTACAAGTTTTAG